The Legionella lytica genome has a segment encoding these proteins:
- a CDS encoding GNAT family N-acetyltransferase, with protein MNHNIKIKSATIGDVPLILQFIKELAEYEKLSHEVVATEEQLKETLFGERSPAEVILGYLDDRPVSFALFFHNYSTFLGRAGIYLEDLFVRPEARGQGVGKTMLAYLAQLAKDRNCGRLEWSVLDWNETAINFYKSLGAKAMDEWTVYRVTGDALNLLSLHAIFV; from the coding sequence ATGAATCATAATATTAAGATTAAATCTGCAACGATCGGCGACGTTCCTTTAATTTTGCAATTTATAAAAGAATTAGCGGAATATGAGAAATTAAGCCATGAGGTTGTCGCTACTGAAGAACAATTAAAAGAAACTCTATTTGGTGAGCGTTCCCCTGCTGAGGTAATTCTAGGATATTTAGATGACCGACCGGTCAGTTTTGCTTTATTTTTCCATAATTATTCCACATTTTTAGGCCGCGCTGGTATTTATTTGGAAGATCTATTTGTGAGGCCAGAAGCTCGTGGTCAAGGAGTTGGAAAAACTATGTTGGCTTATTTAGCTCAATTAGCAAAAGATCGAAATTGTGGACGGTTAGAATGGTCCGTACTTGATTGGAATGAAACGGCTATTAACTTTTATAAAAGCCTTGGAGCTAAAGCCATGGACGAGTGGACTGTCTATCGAGTAACTGGTGATGCTTTAAATTTATTGTCATTGCACGCCATTTTCGTTTAA
- a CDS encoding adenylate/guanylate cyclase domain-containing protein, whose protein sequence is MNPRTKYVIAVLSIWLVLFGGSFFITKKLIVTDFEQLEYSDAIEASKRIARTVISDSQYMDVLTADMAYWDDTYNYIQKPNDEYIGSNFAEDFFKDKNINEVILLSLDGNVMWSKGYNLLTNKFYPIDPSVLDYFKKNALSLIKYKEKYNNSGGNAVGISGFLQLPSQPYPSYYVINYTVDSNENNDPNGFIIFGKTLTPEFIKKIGHKLDYAISVIAPTILETTSERKEKLAEMIENGSSYVEPINNQRLAVYSLLKDFDFKPMGLLRTELSRDMHQRIQKAALKNQTLLFIVSMAGLLLISTLIYLLFRKQERITNSFERFVPHEFLELLNKKNILEVTLGDNLKHTIAVLFLDIRNFTTLSESLTPQGNFDFVNSVLKQLSPIIAEHQGFIDKFVGDAIMALFPGETCADDAVNSAVAILKKLTALNKSNSWLFSSQEVHVGIGINAGELMLGIVGETNRLESTVIGDVVNTAARIESMTKTYEQNILISQNVYQLMKRPERYDFIDIGEVTMKGKLTPVKLYGVHEKKP, encoded by the coding sequence GTGAATCCAAGAACTAAGTATGTAATTGCTGTTCTATCTATTTGGCTTGTTCTGTTTGGGGGAAGCTTTTTCATTACGAAAAAACTCATTGTTACTGATTTTGAGCAACTTGAATACAGTGATGCGATAGAAGCAAGCAAAAGAATTGCGCGTACGGTTATTTCAGATTCGCAGTATATGGATGTGCTGACTGCTGACATGGCTTATTGGGATGATACCTATAACTACATACAAAAACCTAACGATGAGTACATCGGCTCTAATTTTGCTGAGGACTTTTTTAAAGATAAGAATATTAACGAAGTGATTTTGCTATCACTCGATGGTAATGTCATGTGGTCTAAGGGATATAATTTACTTACAAATAAATTTTATCCAATTGATCCAAGCGTATTGGATTATTTCAAAAAAAACGCGTTATCACTGATTAAATATAAAGAGAAATACAATAACTCAGGTGGAAATGCAGTGGGCATCTCCGGTTTTTTACAACTACCTTCGCAACCATACCCCAGTTACTATGTTATTAACTATACCGTTGATTCTAATGAAAATAATGATCCCAATGGATTTATTATTTTTGGAAAAACACTAACGCCCGAATTCATCAAGAAAATAGGACATAAATTAGATTATGCGATTTCTGTGATAGCACCCACTATCCTGGAAACAACTTCGGAGAGAAAGGAAAAGCTGGCAGAAATGATTGAGAATGGTAGTTCTTATGTTGAGCCAATTAACAATCAGCGCTTAGCGGTGTATAGCCTACTTAAGGACTTTGATTTTAAACCAATGGGGTTATTACGTACCGAGTTATCAAGAGATATGCATCAACGTATACAAAAAGCAGCACTTAAAAATCAAACGCTGCTGTTTATTGTCTCTATGGCGGGTTTATTATTAATTTCAACCTTAATTTACCTATTATTTAGAAAGCAGGAACGGATAACCAATTCTTTTGAACGATTCGTTCCCCATGAGTTTCTTGAATTATTAAACAAAAAAAATATTCTTGAAGTAACGCTTGGAGATAACTTAAAGCATACTATTGCTGTGTTATTTTTGGACATACGAAATTTTACAACCCTATCGGAAAGTTTAACTCCCCAAGGAAATTTTGATTTTGTAAACTCCGTGCTTAAGCAGTTGTCTCCAATAATTGCTGAACATCAAGGGTTTATTGATAAATTTGTGGGAGATGCGATCATGGCTCTCTTTCCGGGAGAGACCTGTGCCGATGACGCTGTGAATTCAGCAGTAGCAATTTTAAAAAAACTTACCGCATTAAATAAAAGCAACTCATGGCTTTTTTCCTCTCAAGAGGTGCATGTAGGTATAGGAATCAACGCAGGGGAATTGATGCTGGGTATTGTTGGGGAGACTAATCGTTTGGAAAGCACCGTGATCGGCGATGTTGTGAATACAGCAGCACGAATAGAATCCATGACAAAAACCTATGAGCAAAATATTTTAATCAGCCAAAATGTTTACCAATTGATGAAACGTCCCGAACGATATGACTTTATTGATATAGGAGAAGTCACCATGAAAGGTAAACTAACCCCAGTAAAACTGTATGGGGTGCATGAGAAAAAACCATAA